The following are from one region of the Siniperca chuatsi isolate FFG_IHB_CAS linkage group LG21, ASM2008510v1, whole genome shotgun sequence genome:
- the LOC122869355 gene encoding dexamethasone-induced Ras-related protein 1-like — protein sequence MIKKMSPSENEFDIPAKNCHRMVILGSTKVGKTAIISRFLNERFDDQYTPTIEDFHRKLYSIRGDVYQLDILDTSGNHPFPAMRRLSILTGDVFILVFSLDNRDSFQEVQRLKRQIYETKSCLRNKTKENVDVPLVICGNKCDRDFYREVQEDEIEQLVGGDEHCAYFEISAKKNTNVDQMFQTLFNMAKLPNEMSPDRHCKVSLQYCEVLHRKSFRNKKCKDGNAYGIVAPFARRPSVHSDLMYIKEKAVGGSQTKEKGCVIC from the exons ATGATTAAGAAAATGTCACCATCCGAGAATGAGTTCGACATACCGGCCAAGAACTGCCACAGGATGGTGATTCTGGGCTCCACTAAAGTTGGGAAGACAGCCATCATCTCTCGGTTTCTGAACGAGAGGTTTGACGACCAGTACACGCCCACTATTGAAGACTTTCATAGGAAATTGTACAGCATCAGGGGAGACGTTTACCAGCTGGACATTTTGGACACATCTGGAAATCATCCCTTCCCTGCAATGAGGAGGCTTTCAATTCTTACCG gtgatGTGTTCATCTTAGTATTTAGCCTCGACAACAGAGACTCCTTCCAGGAGGTGCAGCGCCTGAAGCGCCAGATTTATGAGACCAAGTCCTGCCTGCGAAACAAAACCAAGGAGAACGTGGACGTCCCACTGGTCATCTGCGGTAACAAGTGTGACAGGGACTTTTATCGCGAGGTGCAGGAGGACGAGATCGAGCAGCTGGTTGGTGGAGACGAGCACTGCGCTTACTTTGAAATCTCAGCAAAGAAGAACACCAACGTAGACCAAATGTTTCAGACTCTCTTTAACATGGCCAAGCTGCCAAACGAAATGAGCCCCGATCGACACTGCAAAGTTTCCCTTCAGTATTGCGAGGTTCTTCACAGAAAGTCCTTCAGAAACAAGAAGTGCAAAGATGGGAACGCATATGGGATTGTGGCGCCGTTTGCGCGGAGACCCAGCGTGCACAGTGACTTGATGTACATAAAGGAGAAAGCTGTAGGAGGCAGCCAGACCAAAGAGAAAGGCTGCGTCATATGCTga